The Cydia fagiglandana chromosome 4, ilCydFagi1.1, whole genome shotgun sequence genome has a window encoding:
- the LOC134663448 gene encoding sodium/potassium-transporting ATPase subunit beta-2-like: MGADRPNGVANYCRRPPQRPLLQKLQYAIWNPEEGTFLGRTPHRWGVIGLIYLVMYICIIIFFSICMCGLLATMDEREPYFQLADSIIGANPGMGHRPLLYEEGALIWYDADNDTQIKRYVDNINEFLAPYENKSLLANGGVNQIDCGTVKPPRAEVCSFSTDQLGDCSAANGFGYSNRMPCLIIKLNRIYNWNPEFFDDPNELPPDMPPDITNYINSTTSPRERRRVWVSCKGERPADVEALGPLRYFPYPGLDETFFPYDNTPGYLSPLVAVQLLKPKLNQIINIRCRAWAHNIQFTESLKERLGSTHLEIMID, from the exons ATGGGTGCAGACAGGCCTAATGGTGTGGCCAATTACTGTAGGAGACCGCCGCAGCGCCCTCTGTTGCAGAAATTGCAGTACGCTATATGGAACCCTGAGGAAGGTACCTTTTTGGGTCGCACGCCGCACAGATGGG GTGTAATCGGGCTGATCTACCTGGTGATGTACATCTGCATCATCATCTTCTTCTCCATCTGCATGTGCGGGCTGCTGGCCACCATGGACGAGCGTGAGCCTTACTTCCAGCTCGCTGACTCCATCATAG GAGCCAACCCCGGCATGGGACATCGTCCGCTGCTGTACGAGGAAGGGGCTCTCATCTGGTACGATGCCGACAATGACACGCAGATCAAGAGATACGTCGATAACATCAACGAGTTTCTCGCAC CATACGAGAACAAATCTCTCCTCGCCAACGGCGGAGTAAACCAGATAGACTGTGGGACCGTAAAGCCTCCTCGGGCCGAAGTCTGCTCCTTCAGCACCGATCAGCTCGGAGACTGCTCTGCTGCGAATGGATTCGGGTACAGCAATAGGATGCCGTGCCTCATCATCAAACTTAATAGG ATATACAACTGGAACCCCGAGTTCTTCGATGACCCCAATGAGCTGCCGCCAGACATGCCTCCTGATATCACGAACTATATCAACTCCACTACCTCTCCTCGAGAA CGTCGCAGAGTATGGGTTTCGTGCAAAGGCGAGCGGCCGGCGGACGTCGAAGCTTTGGGTCCACTCCGTTACTTCCCGTACCCAGGCCTGGACGAGACCTTCTTCCCGTATGACAATACACCTGGATATCTCAGCCCGCTGGTGGCCGTGCAACTTCTTAAGCCGAAAT TGAACCAGATCATCAACATCCGCTGCCGGGCCTGGGCCCACAACATACAGTTCACCGAGAGCCTGAAGGAGCGTCTCGGCTCCACTCATCTCGAGATCATGATCGACTGA